From the genome of Monomorium pharaonis isolate MP-MQ-018 chromosome 1, ASM1337386v2, whole genome shotgun sequence:
AACATTAGATAAATTCGCcgactttatttaaattatatatataataaaaccgAACAGAGAAGTGACTTTATATTTAGATGTTAATTATCCAATAATGATTCTTTGCTTattcgtaattttattttatacgtatttagttttttttttttaattaaaatttattagatcaTTGTAATCTCGCATCTGAATAATTGAAGGGTTTATTTTTGAACCGTCTTAAATcgatatatcttttttttaagcatGGTTTATACATTCAAGTCGCTCTACagttttgcaaatataaataataattacaacttttgaaaagattaaataCAAGATAAACTGTAATTAAAAGTTCGCATTTATATACGTTATGTGAATCACGAAATACCGGTCGATCACCAGTCGACGTAGATTTGTGCGATCGGAGGATGATAGTTAATGCGGCTATTCCCTTTTTTCTTGTAGCGTGTGAAGCTCGATCCTACTGAAGACGTCAAACTCGCCTTTGACTCGCAACACACAGAtttgtaagtaaattttttgagtGGTAGTTTGAGTTTATGTATTTTCAAGAGTCTCAGCTTTAAGATTAAATCTctttatagtatatattatttctatattaatgaTTGATTGAGAAGAGatcaattaatatgttaatagaGCATGTACGTACGTTCACAACTTTTTATAtccatttaaagaatttgaaactaataatcgtaaaattaatatgtaaaattgaacatttcaTATCTAATGTTATTGTCAATAAAGATTTTCTAGGCCGATATTTCTTGCAAAGGCGCTTCTACAAAACATTCTGTTTGTAGAAACGTGTCAATGCCACATAACACAACGGATAAAGGAGAGAAGATTTTACTTTCCCTCGGCCGATCTTCTGCTGACTCTTGGAAGAGGACAAACAATTACAATGTCACTATTATGAAGGCGACCGAGTCTTTAACCCATCTCCCCAGCGACGCGAAGTTCATGTATCAGATGCTGTCACAGGAAGGAGAATCACGCACGTACCTGACCCACACTTTTGGCAAGAAATTATTCGATACATGGCGTGTCATGTCACGCGATGAACTCACCGGCCACGAGATGCATTATGTGAGGTACATCCGGAAGCCGAGTCAGACGAAGTTTCGGACATTCGGTCGCATCAATACGAAGAAGGGTTCTACGAACACAGTGATACTGGAGGGTAGTACGAGACGAAGAGGCACCTCGACAGCCGACACGATTGAGTTGGATTTCCGCCTGAAACAATACTCGGTATTTCCTGGTCAGATCGTGGCTGTCGAAGCTACCAATCCAGTAGGTGATACGCTATACGTGAATGAGCTGTTCACGAAATCGTACACGCCGGTCGCTAATCCGCCGCGAATTACATCAAGTATCAACATCTACGTTGCGGCGGGTCCGTTCACTGGTTCCAATAACCTGGACTATCAACCGTTGTGGGATTTGATGGATAAAGTCGCATCGGACGAACCGCATGTCTTGATATTGATTGGACCATTTCTCGAATACACACATAAcaaaatacaagaatataacatttttgacAATATCATGTATCAGAATTTTGTCGAGgagatatttatgaaaataatgaaaaagacacggtaatatatataaagtatctagaattttttaagtataagcGCTTAAAAACAACTTGTTACATGAATCGATACAGCTACAgagattaattttacttttattaatcaGACATAATATTATAGGAGCAGCACACAAGTCATACTTGTAGCTTCTAATCGCGACGTACATCACGAACCTGTATATCCAACCCCTGAATACAGAATTTACAGTCAGAAGTTTCATAATATTTCGAATTTAAAGATGATGCCAGATCCTTGCATATTGGATGTCGATGGTTTTAAGATCGGGATCACGTCAGTTGATATCATCAAACATATTGCTAAAGAAGAAATATCGTAAGTATACATCTTCActtttttcatttctatgttatatttctattttattcacatttcgcgcgcgcgcgcgcgtgtgtgtgtgtgtgtgtctatatattttgttaatagaaaatttttaaatctttttttataagaaataataaaacgttttcaGCAATATGTCAGGTGACAAACTCGGTCGAATTGCTGACCATGTGATCGGTCAAAATACTTTCTATCCTATGTACCCTCCAGCTGAGGATTTGAATTTGGACACGGAGTTGTGGGAGAAGCACACGTTTTTCAATCAACAACCAAATCTGTTGATTTTACCATCCGACTTGCGATATTACTGCAAAATAATCAATGAATGTATGGTTCTGAATCCGGAACGCATGCAT
Proteins encoded in this window:
- the LOC105831091 gene encoding DNA polymerase alpha subunit B is translated as MESEFRQKEMLRDMFEGLGCEIKSDTTLDKCFELCKKYLDGRIDGALPELWVTFCIENNLEFDLTIDNLNKMEQAVLMKGYHRDQSPPVAVEKTKRERNENDDTHDVLVMYGCAEPGPGPGPGPSKRVKLDPTEDVKLAFDSQHTDLNVSMPHNTTDKGEKILLSLGRSSADSWKRTNNYNVTIMKATESLTHLPSDAKFMYQMLSQEGESRTYLTHTFGKKLFDTWRVMSRDELTGHEMHYVRYIRKPSQTKFRTFGRINTKKGSTNTVILEGSTRRRGTSTADTIELDFRLKQYSVFPGQIVAVEATNPVGDTLYVNELFTKSYTPVANPPRITSSINIYVAAGPFTGSNNLDYQPLWDLMDKVASDEPHVLILIGPFLEYTHNKIQEYNIFDNIMYQNFVEEIFMKIMKKTRSSTQVILVASNRDVHHEPVYPTPEYRIYSQKFHNISNLKMMPDPCILDVDGFKIGITSVDIIKHIAKEEISNMSGDKLGRIADHVIGQNTFYPMYPPAEDLNLDTELWEKHTFFNQQPNLLILPSDLRYYCKIINECMVLNPERMHKNVYAKLSVTSKNGGPWSCNSNISYEIVKV